A portion of the Sulfolobales archaeon genome contains these proteins:
- a CDS encoding AbrB/MazE/SpoVT family DNA-binding domain-containing protein, whose amino-acid sequence MPKAIREAFGIDEGDEVIIEIRDGIVIKPAKRNINVEELRDSLRRHVEKLMNIPARKEPRPGELAKIYLEEEFEE is encoded by the coding sequence TTGCCAAAGGCTATTCGCGAGGCTTTTGGTATCGATGAGGGTGATGAGGTTATTATCGAGATTAGAGACGGTATTGTGATCAAGCCTGCTAAGAGGAATATAAATGTAGAGGAGCTTAGAGACTCCCTAAGGAGGCATGTTGAAAAACTAATGAATATCCCCGCGAGAAAAGAGCCTAGACCTGGCGAGCTAGCAAAGATCTATCTTGAGGAGGAGTTTGAGGAGTGA
- the eno gene encoding phosphopyruvate hydratase — protein MGSKIEDLFEIIGVDAIQVLDSRGDPTVEAIVRTRGGVGRAIAPSGASRSSYEAYDLRDGDPRIYRGRSVFRAVENIRRYVAPAIVGLDSRMQRYIDRKILEIDGTPNKSRLGGNATTAVSIAVLKAASDTAGEPLFIYIGGLGARELPIPMMNLINGGAHAGNELSFQEFLIVPTGFDRFSDALRAGVEVYKVLKDLLKEAYGASSINVGDEGGFAPPMRSIYQALDILVKAISKSGYTPGGDIYLAIDAAASQIYENGVYRVDGKALSRDEMIDLFVDIASRYPLLSIEDPLEENDFEGFSKLSQKLKKTIIVGDDLLSTNVERLRIALEKGSIGGAIMKVNQAGTYSEAAEFAREAMRRGVLVITSHRSGDTEDTAISHIAVGLGTPLIKTGAPARGERTSKYNELLRIEHYLGGEARYAKI, from the coding sequence ATGGGTTCTAAGATAGAGGATCTGTTTGAGATCATCGGTGTTGATGCGATACAGGTGCTAGATTCTAGAGGAGATCCTACTGTGGAGGCTATTGTGAGGACAAGAGGAGGTGTTGGTAGGGCAATTGCCCCTTCTGGTGCCTCTAGGAGTAGTTACGAGGCGTATGACCTCAGAGATGGTGATCCAAGGATATATAGGGGAAGATCTGTTTTCAGGGCTGTGGAGAATATAAGGAGATATGTTGCTCCCGCCATCGTAGGGCTAGATTCCAGGATGCAGAGATATATAGATAGAAAGATCTTGGAGATCGATGGGACTCCGAACAAGTCAAGGCTAGGGGGAAATGCGACTACCGCTGTAAGCATAGCTGTTTTAAAGGCTGCATCAGATACAGCTGGCGAACCCCTATTTATCTATATAGGCGGGCTTGGGGCAAGAGAGCTCCCAATCCCAATGATGAATCTCATAAATGGTGGTGCACACGCTGGTAACGAATTATCTTTTCAGGAGTTCTTAATAGTCCCTACAGGCTTTGACAGGTTTTCAGATGCTTTGAGGGCGGGTGTTGAAGTCTACAAGGTGCTAAAGGATCTTTTGAAGGAAGCATATGGAGCTTCGAGCATAAATGTGGGTGATGAGGGGGGCTTCGCACCGCCTATGAGGAGTATATACCAGGCTCTAGATATTCTGGTCAAGGCCATATCTAAGAGCGGCTATACACCTGGCGGGGATATATATTTAGCTATAGATGCTGCTGCATCGCAGATCTATGAAAATGGTGTATATAGGGTTGATGGTAAAGCCCTCTCTAGAGACGAGATGATAGATCTATTTGTTGATATTGCTTCGAGATACCCGCTACTATCGATAGAGGATCCTCTGGAGGAAAACGATTTCGAAGGATTCTCAAAGCTATCGCAGAAGCTAAAGAAAACAATAATAGTGGGAGACGATCTGCTATCAACAAATGTAGAAAGACTCAGAATAGCCCTTGAGAAGGGCTCTATAGGAGGGGCCATTATGAAGGTTAACCAAGCAGGAACATATTCTGAGGCTGCTGAATTTGCTAGAGAGGCTATGAGAAGGGGTGTTTTGGTGATCACTAGCCATAGGAGCGGGGATACAGAGGATACAGCTATATCCCACATAGCAGTTGGCCTAGGAACACCCCTTATAAAGACCGGCGCGCCTGCTAGGGGTGAGAGAACCTCTAAGTATAATGAGCTTCTAAGAATAGAGCATTATCTTGGTGGGGAAGCTAGATATGCTAAGATCTAG
- a CDS encoding glutamate synthase, with amino-acid sequence MITYEPSGCGIFGVLRKISAPKISGSEVLRAIERVRYRGSDKGAGFAVFNLDPGVDGDKYRVKVFINSERANVEDIINIFKYHGLGIEIGKIESLKGPICSCELFVKAENSVKIRRVVRKLNQKLWWHGLGRIYSVGRSLDVFKGVGFPIDVASIYNIEGVEGDMWLAHTRQPTNSPGHYPYWSHPFATEDLAVVHNGDLSSFGANMEFLSSRGWGGFVGTDSEVIAMLFEELLSDGLDIEEAVRIMVNPSRRADALDPKIDHLYRNARLDGPFSAVIGYNSGDDLYLIAIADRFKLRPLVLGEDGERIYVASEENQIRELSPNAKVWTLKPGEYFIASLKRGVIRYGRPLEEINTYSPPPVFEPEGGFDIDARYLGYRELNNEIAKVASHRKVVRVANVMGHRYIGINLPRLGIRGVRIELYGVAGNCLANLNESNIFYVYGNVADDCGDTMHGGKVVIMGDARDVLGQALQGGKIFVKGNAGNRVGVQMREYRDKRPYLVVGGIVDNYLGEYMAGGVIMVLNTKNLPEPVGSYVGSGMVGGRIYIRGRVSPSKIGLQPPKVEMIRFLRAMILKGLISEDLLEEFSNLDYIDLINRLPEEAAKYARKLYEERIGMPTYEYRELSEEEAKELLPILTEYSEDFGSDYTEYIGDKYTVITPKKR; translated from the coding sequence ATGATAACCTATGAGCCATCTGGATGCGGGATCTTTGGGGTTCTTAGAAAGATATCGGCGCCAAAGATCTCAGGATCAGAGGTTCTCAGAGCTATTGAAAGGGTAAGATATAGGGGAAGTGATAAGGGAGCCGGTTTCGCTGTCTTTAATCTAGATCCCGGTGTAGATGGGGACAAATATAGAGTTAAGGTTTTCATAAATAGCGAGAGAGCTAATGTTGAGGATATAATTAATATATTTAAATATCATGGCTTGGGGATCGAGATCGGTAAGATCGAGAGTCTAAAAGGTCCTATATGCTCGTGTGAACTTTTTGTAAAGGCCGAGAATAGTGTTAAGATTAGAAGGGTTGTGAGGAAGCTTAATCAAAAGCTATGGTGGCATGGGCTAGGTAGGATCTATAGTGTTGGAAGATCTCTAGATGTGTTCAAAGGAGTCGGATTCCCCATAGATGTTGCTTCAATATATAATATCGAGGGTGTTGAGGGTGATATGTGGCTCGCCCATACTAGGCAGCCAACAAACTCCCCTGGGCACTACCCATACTGGTCCCACCCATTTGCAACAGAGGATCTTGCTGTGGTTCATAATGGCGATCTAAGCTCTTTTGGAGCTAACATGGAGTTTCTATCATCCCGAGGCTGGGGCGGTTTTGTTGGAACAGATAGCGAGGTTATAGCTATGCTCTTTGAAGAGCTACTCTCTGATGGTCTTGATATAGAGGAGGCTGTTAGGATTATGGTTAACCCCTCTAGAAGGGCTGATGCGTTAGATCCTAAAATCGATCATCTATATAGGAATGCAAGGCTCGACGGCCCTTTCTCAGCGGTGATAGGCTATAACTCAGGCGATGATCTCTATTTAATAGCGATAGCAGATAGATTCAAGCTCAGACCACTAGTACTAGGGGAAGATGGTGAGAGAATATATGTAGCGAGTGAGGAGAACCAGATAAGAGAGCTCAGCCCAAATGCTAAGGTGTGGACCTTAAAGCCCGGGGAGTACTTCATAGCTTCTCTCAAAAGGGGTGTAATTAGATATGGTAGGCCTTTGGAAGAGATTAACACATACTCCCCACCACCTGTCTTCGAGCCTGAGGGGGGTTTCGATATAGATGCAAGGTATCTAGGCTATAGAGAGCTTAACAATGAGATAGCAAAAGTGGCTTCTCATAGGAAAGTGGTTAGAGTTGCGAATGTCATGGGACATAGATATATAGGTATAAACCTCCCTAGGCTGGGTATAAGAGGTGTGAGGATAGAGCTCTACGGTGTTGCTGGTAACTGCTTAGCTAATCTGAATGAGTCAAACATATTCTACGTCTACGGAAATGTTGCGGATGACTGTGGCGATACGATGCATGGTGGAAAGGTGGTTATCATGGGAGACGCTAGAGATGTTCTTGGACAGGCTCTACAAGGGGGTAAGATCTTTGTTAAGGGGAATGCAGGCAACAGGGTTGGGGTTCAGATGAGAGAGTATAGGGATAAGAGACCATATCTCGTTGTAGGAGGCATAGTTGATAACTATCTAGGCGAGTACATGGCTGGAGGGGTTATCATGGTTCTAAATACGAAAAACCTTCCAGAGCCTGTGGGTAGCTATGTAGGATCTGGCATGGTTGGAGGCAGAATATATATCAGAGGTAGGGTATCACCATCCAAGATAGGGCTTCAACCGCCCAAGGTAGAGATGATTAGATTCCTGAGGGCAATGATACTCAAAGGCCTCATAAGCGAGGATCTATTAGAGGAGTTTTCAAACCTAGACTATATAGATCTAATCAATAGGCTTCCAGAAGAGGCTGCTAAATATGCCAGAAAACTCTATGAAGAGAGAATCGGCATGCCAACATATGAGTATAGAGAACTCTCAGAGGAAGAAGCCAAGGAACTTCTCCCCATTCTCACCGAATATAGTGAGGACTTCGGAAGCGATTACACAGAGTATATAGGCGATAAATATACAGTAATCACTCCTAAGAAAAGATAG